A single Trachemys scripta elegans isolate TJP31775 chromosome 20, CAS_Tse_1.0, whole genome shotgun sequence DNA region contains:
- the CCDC28B gene encoding coiled-coil domain-containing protein 28B, producing MQIVAWARLLLTRSLAGRSAAGSRTGSGRCSLSTGGASQCPEVPCCSVLLSCDWPLPGDRVLKMEDKKKKRSPKPGLAQPVSSSALRKLPVPTSKSTTFSLGLPHLPSPKQRAKFKRVNKEKSRLPQPGGSGGPALGAPLQHSFLTDVSDVYEMEGGLLNLLNDFHSGKLQAFGKECSFEQLEHVREMQEKLARLHFSLDVYVEELSEDQKKTVADSNLDQLLTNLEELSNSIQKLHLAENPDLEDAATA from the exons ATGCAAATTGTTGCGTGGGCCCGGCTGCTGTTGACACGGAGTCTTGCGGGGCGCTCTGCCGCCGGGAGCAGAACGGGGTCAGGTCGCTGTAGCCTTAGCACGGGGGGTGCCTCTCAG TGCCCAGAGGTTCCCTGCTGCAGTGTGTTACTGAGCTGCGACTGGCCCCTGCCCGGGGATCGAGTTCTCAAGATGGAagacaagaagaagaagaggagtccGAAGCCTGGCTTAGCTCAGCCTGTGTCATCCAGCGCTCTGCGCAAGCTGCCCGTCCCCACCAGCAAAAGCACCACCTTCTCTCTGGGGCTGCCTCACCTGCCCTCACCAAAGCAACGGGCCAAATTCAAAAG GGTGAACAAGGAGAAATCTCGTCTGCCTCAGCCTGGGGGCAGTGGGGGCCCAGCTCTGGGGGCCCCTCTGCAGCACTCCTTCCTGACCGACGTCTCGGACGTTTATGAGATGGAGGGTGGGCTGCTCAACCTGCTCAACGACTTCCACTCGGGCAAACTGCAGGCCTTTG GGAAGGAGTGCTCCTTCGAGCAGCTGGAGCACGTCCGGGAAATGCAGGAGAAGCTGGCGCGCCTGCACTTCAGCCTGGATGTCTACGTGGAGGAGCTCTCTGAGGACCAGAAGAAGACGGTGGCAGATAGTAACCTCGATCAGCTGCTGACTAAT TTGGAAGAGCTCAGCAACTCCAT ccaaaagctgCATCTAGCGGAGAATCCAGACCTGGAGGACGCTGCCACTGCCTAg
- the IQCC gene encoding IQ domain-containing protein C, with amino-acid sequence MAAEQQRLVKGVTRLQAYVRGYLVRKRFQSLQEDYENTVKEIEGDLGQLQWKGRFIPTPVFPQKTLFLQKQMKVKRLIDQESGSKDHNNTDKGQQKHCPLETLEPEKDCDCRSYMKPTAQLQDDEMVSRGESNRAKQNLVCDADKSIGQDCSLSGENTEWKNNSNASSVWSNTVLETGSTVASQELPFKSIKQELPQTLPDLQCYRNHLTMELLWLQQAIVSRKNYLILKQRLGTPER; translated from the exons ATGGCGGCGGAGCAGCAGCGGCTGGTGAAGGGGGTGACGAGGCTGCAG GCCTATGTCAGGGGTTATCTTGTGAGGAAGAGGTTCCAAAGCTTACAGGAGGACTATGAGAACACGGTAAAGGAGATTGAAGGGGATTTGGGTCAGTTGCAGTGGAAAGGACGTTTCATACCAACTCCTGTCTTTCCTCAAAAG ACATTGTTTCTCCAGAAGCAGATGAAAGTAAAGCGATTAATTGATCAAGAGTCTGGATCCAAAGACCATAACAACACAGATAAAGGGCAGCAAAAGCATTGTCCTCTTGAGACACTAGAACCAGAAAAGGATTGTGACTGTAGGAGTTACATGAAACCTACAGCCCAGCTTCAAGATGATGAGATGGTCTCAAGAGGTGAAAGCAACAGAGCGAAGCAAAATTTAGTGTGTGATGCAGATAAATCCATTGGACAGGACTGCAGCTTGTCAGGGGAGAATACGGAATGGAAGAACAATAGCAACGCATCATCTGTATGGAGCAACACTGTTCTGGAGACAGGGTCTACTGTAGCCAGCCAGG AGCTTCCATTCAAGAGCATAAAACAGGAGCTGCCTCAAACTCTTCCCGACCTCCAGTGTTATCGAAATCACTTGACCATGGAGTTGCTGTGGCTGCAACAAGCTATTGTGAGCCGTAAGAAT TATTTGATCCTGAAGCAAAGGCTGGGGACTCCTGAGCGATAG